The segment CAACGAAATAGGGATAATTTGTTTTAACCAGAATTTTTAAGGGTGATGAGCAATATATTTAGGGAATATCTCAAAAAAATTGGTAGCGGTGTCCACACAGGAAAAGATTTAACCCGTGCTGAAGCTGCTGATGCCATGAAAATGATGTTATTGGCTGAAGCAACCCCCGCCCAAATTGGTGCTTTTTTGATTGTTCATCGTATTAAACGCCCCATCCCTCAAGAATTAGCAGGAATGCTCGATACTTATGATGAATTAGGGCCAAAACTAAACATTGATAACCTTACCTTTGATTATCCTGTCACCGTTTTAGGAACTCCCTATGATGGGCGATCGCGCACTGCTCCAGTCACGACTATCACCGCCCTTATTTTGGCCACCGCAGGGGTTCCGGTAATCCTCCATGGAGGTGATCGGATGCCAACCAAATATGGATTGCCTTTAATTACCATCTGGCAAGGGTTAGGGGTTGATTTTTCCCAGTTATCTCTCACCGATAGTCAACAACTCTTAGAAAAAACTGGACTGACTTTTATCTATTTACCCCGTCATTTTCCCCTAGCTAATCAATTAGTAGCCTATCGGGAGCAAATTGGCAAACGGCCCCCCTTAGCTACCTTAGAATTGATGTGGGCACCCTGTTCGAGTAATCAGGTTCATATTGTGTCGGGGTTTGTTCATCCCCCGACAGAAACCTTCTTTCGGGAAACCTTTCAACTAAGAGATTTTGCCAATTTTACTACCGTTAAAGGATTAGAAGGCAGTTGTGATCTGCCTCAAAGTCGTACTGCAATTATTGGTATCAATCAACCCGATAGGGAACCCCAATGGGAGCGGCTCCATCTTCATCCCCAGGATTATCATTTGGGGGGCAAAGATATTCCCTTGATCTCTGCGGCCCAACTTATTGACCAAATGCAGCAAATCTTACAAGGTACACCTAATGATATGATGAATTTGGCTATTTATAATGGTGGCTTTTATCTCTGGCGTTGTGGTGTTTGTCAGGATTTATCTACTGCATTGACTCAAGCAAAAACCCTCTTAACCGAAGGACAAGTGGCTCAAAAATTACAAGAAATCTCAGCATCAGTAACGCTTCATCGCTCGTGAGATATCTCGATCATCCTGGCGACGTTTCAGGGTTTCCCGTTTATCATGAAGTTTTTTGCCTCTGGCCAGTCCAAGGCTAACTTTTACCAGACTTCCCTTGAGATACATTTTCAGGGGAACCAACGTTAAGCCTTTTTGCTCGATTTGTCCAATAAGTTGATTAATTTGCTTGCGATGTAGCAATAACTTCCGACTGCGGCGCGGATCATGATTAAAATATTGACTGCTGGCTTGATAGGGGGAAATATGAACATTAAGTAACCAGGCTTCCCCATTGCGGATTAAAGCATAGCCATCGGCTAGGTTAACTTTTCCGGCACGAATTGACTTAACTTCTGTCCCTACGAGTTCAATACCCGCTTCATAAGTCTCTAAAATCTCGTAGAGAAAGCGGGCTTTGCGATTATCACTAACAATTTTGACGGCTTGATCTTGATTTCCCATAGCCTTTCTAGGATAACATCTTTCTCCGGTAGAAGCAACCGCTATGGTTGCCTGCTAGAGATGTAAATATTTGGGCTGCCATTTCACTGGAATAAACAGAGCCAAAAAAAGGGTTAACCGACGACTGGTTAACCCCTAAGCTTGGGAACGCGCGCTAAATCTTAGTTGTGAAGAACTAAATTGATATTAGCTTTCTCAAGATTACGCAGCTTAACTTCCGCTAAGGTCTTGTTAACTGCATACTTTTGGTTGATGGAATTGATTAATTCAGTTTGGTTGTGCTTCTTAGCAACACCCCAAAGGTCAGCAATCAGGTCAAAACTACCATCACTATTGCGAGACCAACCGAGATCATATTCGCCATCAAGAACAGCTACGATATCAGAACGAACGCGCTGACCGTTATAACCTCTTACATCAGCATCGGTCTTCACGAAAATACCAAGATCCCGTAAAGAAGCTTTTAAAATTTCAGCATCTGTAATTTTGGTGCGCAGAGTGCTAAAGTGTGACATTTTCGATTTCCTCCAGTAGAACAGAAGTCAACAACAACAATTTAGGGTTTGAATTTGCCGTTTTAATATAAACGGCTCTTGATATGCTGCTAGCTCATTGCTAGCCTTTCCACCTGTTGGGAGCAGGCGAAAGCTTGTTAGAACTCCAATCGCTGGTATTCAGCGACGGAGGCTGAGGCAGGTCGCGCTCTTTGCCGCGCCCAGTCCCGAAGGGCTGTTACCTGTTCAGTCATGGTGCGAGACAGGGGTAAGGTGGATTTAATGGCAGCAATAATGTCTAGCTGCGTAAACTCCCTATCCTGAGCAAAGGCCTCATACATCGCAGCGATGATTCCTTGCTCGATCTCAGCACCGGAAAATCCATCAGAAACCTTAGCTAACTGCTCAATATCGAAGCGAGCAATGTCTGAGCGACGCTTGCTAAGGTGAATATTAAAAATTGCTTGACGCTCTTCCAAGTCGGGCAAATCTACAAAAAAGATTTCATCAAATCGCCCTTTGCGTAAAAACTCTCCTGGTAAACGCTCCACACGGTTGGCCGTAGCCATAACAAACACAGGGGAGGTTTTTTCCTGCATCCAGGTTAGGAAAGAGCCAAAAATCCGGCTAGAAGTCCCGCCATCAGAGTCCGCAGAACCCGCACTCCCGGCAAAGGCTTTGTCTAGTTCATCAATGAAGAGGATAACTGGTGAAATTGATTCGGCGGTCTTCAGGGCGTTTCTTAAGTTTGCCTCGGAACGACCGACGGCTGAATCATAAACTCTACCTAAGTCCAGGCGTAGTAAGGGTAGTCCCCATAAACGGGCGGTGGTTTTGGCAATCAGGGATTTTCCACAACCAGGAACCCCCAAAATTAACATCCCTTTGGGTTGGGGTAAACCGTATTCTCTCGCTCTTTCGGTGAAGGCATCGGAACGCTGTTTTAACCATTTCTTGAGTTCTTCTAGACCCCCAACCGAGTTTAGGGTTTCGTCTTCTTCAATGTAGTCTAAAACGCCGTTGCGCCGAATTTGCTGCTTTTTCTCCGATAGAACTATATCGACTTCCTCTTCCGTTAAACGACCTGCTTTAACGTAAGCTTTACGATAAACTTTTTCCGCTTCGTCTTTGGTGAGTCCCAGGGTCGCTTTGAGGAGTTTTTCACGGGCTTCTGTGGTGATCCGACGACTCTTGGTTTGATCCAGTTGACGAGATAATACTTGATTGAGTTCGCTTAAGTCGGGAAAAGGAAAGTCTAAAACAACGATATCTTTTTCGAGTTCAATGGGAATCTGTTGCAGGGGAGAAATTAAGATAATCGTTTTTTCTGTCCCTCTTAAGCTGATAATGGCATCCCTTAAAGACCTTGTGACGTTGGCATCCGCAATAAAAGGATGCAAGTCCTTAAAGATAAAAATTCCCGCTTCCTTTTCTCGCATCACCCAGCCAATGGCGGGTTCTGCATGAACGGTGTTATGTTGGGTCGTATTGCCAGGTTGACCATACTCCACCATCCCATGAGTAACAGTCCAAGAAAAAATACGCCGCTGCTTACTATATTGTTGTGCGATTCTGGCGATCGCCTGTTCCGCTCTTTCTTCTTCCGATGTAACTAGGTATATTAAAGGATACTGAGCCTGTATGAGTATGTTTAACTCTTCTTTCATGGCATCGACCTAATAATTATTGAACGGTAAAGCAACTTAGCAGGGAACTAAGGCTTCTTCCCCAGAAACTTGGACGGTTGCCTGCACTGTCTCCCTGACATCCAGGGGAAATTCATCCGTGAGAACACTGGGTTGATTTTTGAGGGAGGCCATCTGTCCGTCTCGCATTACCATGGCGGCTTCGCATTCTGGACAAATATGAACTTGATGGGTTTTCCCATAAGCGGCGGCTTCCACTTCTTCTACCTTATCAGGGTATTTTAAATAGAACCCGATCGCCTTTTCGACAAGGGCCGACATCGAGTCTTCGTCAATTGCAGCTCTAATTTTAAGCTGTCGGTGAATTCCAGGGGGGAGATATAGTGTGACTTTTTGCTTGTCTTGCATATCACTCTAGCTGAGGTTACCCAGGTATGTGCTTTTACTTTAACGAGTTTCTTTTTGGCTGTCAAGCTGTTAAGCCAGTATGACAGTAATATTGTAACATTACTTAACAAACCAAGGAATGAAAGCTTCCTGTCCTAAACTAAATTGGTAATTATATTGATCAAAAGTAATGGCGTATTATCAACAAGCAATGGTAATTCAGACGAGAGGCAAAGATTTTCACCTTATTACCCGTGAAGTCGAGGGAATTGTGGCTAAATCTGGAATTGAAATGGGATTATGCACGATTTTTGTCCGTCATACCTCAGCGTCATTAATCATTCAAGAGAATGCTGATCCGGATGTTTTAAGGGACTTATCGAGTTTTTTGGCGAAGTTAGTGCCGGAAGATTCCCGACTTTATATACATACAACAGAAGGGCCAGATGATATGCCGGCCCATATTCGTTCAGCCTTGACAAAAACCTCAGAACAGATCCCCATTGCTCGCGGTAGATTATTATTAGGAACATGGCAAGGAATTTATCTCTGGGAACATCGTCAGAGGAGTCATCAAAGGGAAGTAATTATACATATTAATGGAGAATAATTAGGCAGAGATGTGTTAGGAATATAGAAAAATATTATTGTTTGTCGTGATCTTACTCAGATGATTTCTGACCCTCAAATACTTTGTTTAGGTGAAATTCTCTTTGACTGTCTTGCGGATCAATTAGGCAAAGAATTAGTTGATGTTACCTCATGGACAGCTTATGCCGGGGGTGCGCCAGCCAATGTAGCTTGTGCTTTAACTAAATTAGGAACCCAGGCTGCATTTATCGGATGTCTTGGACAAGATAAACCAGGAAACGAGTTAGTTTCTCTCTTGGAAAAAACCGAGATCAACATAACAGGAATTCAAAGGCATTCTACCGCCCCAACTAGAAAGGTTTATGTGACTCGTTCCCTAAAGGGAGAGAGAAATTTTGCGGGTTTTGGTCAGATTGAAACCCATAAGTTTGCTGATACCCAACTCTTAGCCAAAAACTTACCAGAATCTATTTTTATCAATGCCAAATATTTAGTCATTGGTACCCTCTTACTCGCCTATCCCAACAGTAAACAAGCTCTTGAAAAAGCTCTAGAACTGGCGAAAAAGCATCGGGTTAGCATTTTTGTCGATATTAACTGGCGACCAATGTTCTGGGAGGATTTAGAAGCGGCCCAACCCTTAATCATGTCCCTATTACACCAATCGGATTTTCTCAAATGTTCTCAGGAAGAGGCACAATGGTTATTGAACACAGAAACTCCCCAAAAGATTGCCCAATATTTTCCTAATCTTCAAGGCATATTAGTAACGGCAGGAGAAAAAGGTTGTAATTATTACTTAGGCAAAAATCAAGGACAAATAGACACATTTCCTGTAAAGGTTATCGATACCACTGGGGCCGGAGATAGTTTTGTCGCGGGGTTTCTTCATCAAAGCTGTTTAAAGGGTGATCTGCTTTTAAGTGACCCCAAAATAGCGAGAGAAGCGATCATCTATGCCAGTGCTGTTGGGGCATTAACGACGACGCAACCAGGGGCGATCGCGGCTCAACCGACTGGGGAAGAAGTTAGCCTCTTTTTAACCCAGAATCAGCAAGGATAATGGCCTCAAGTCCCACTCTATGTAAGAATAGAAAGGTTGCTTATCATCCCTTGATAGAGTCGAGTGGAGAATTATAGAGAGTTAATGAATATGAAAGTTGGCGATCGCGTCCGTATTAAAGAATCGGTGATTGTTTACCATCATCCTGAACATAAAAAAGAGCCATTTGACCTCAAGGGAATGGAAGGAGAAATCATGGATATTGTGACCAACTGGCAAGGTAGACCAGTCAGTGCCAATTTACCTATCTTAGTGAAATTTGAAAAACGATTTCGGGCCCATTTTCGAGATCATGAAGTAGAAGTCATGGAAACAATGGAAACAGTTGAATAGTTTTTTTCCAGTGAGAGGTTCAGGAGAGAGAATTAAAAATTCTCTCAAACTGATAGCCAAGCATTAAATGGCTGAGATTATTGGATATTAATTAACTTACGCATGACTAAACAATTCCGTTGATTTTCAATCCTAATGTAGTCCAACTCATCGGTTAATTCTTGCATAAAAAAGAGACCGCGATCGCTTTCTTTATCCAAGGGGTTTCCTTGTTTTTTCTGTAATTCTGCTAATTTTTCCTGTAAATCAAAAGGTGGCCCCACATTCCAAATTTGCATTTCTATCCAATCTAAATAGAAGTAAATCTCTAAAATAATGGGGATAAGAGGGGATAAATCTTGATGGGCATAATTGACAGTATTAGTAAAGCCTTCCGCTAAGGCGAGTTTACATTCCCATAAAGACTTTGTCGGTAAATAAGGTTTAGCAATGCTCTCAAACCACAGTAAAACTTCCTCCAATGCTTCCATTTTAGTCCTGACCGAGAGGCTAAATTGTTTAATTAATTCATTGTTGTGATTTTTGTTTTCAAACAGCACCACTATTTTTATGGAATACAATTAATAAAGTTTTACAAATAAGCTTGATATCATACCAATGACTCCAGTTCTCTTGGTATCTTAAATCTAATTGAATAACTTCTTCAAAATTTTTGATCCGTGATCGCCCATAAACTTGCCATTCTCCTGTCATTCCTGGTTTAACATTTAACCGTTGCCATTGCGGAACTTCATAGCTTTCCACTTCATCGGGGGTGGGGGGTCGAGTCCCGACTAAACTCATATCCCCTGTTAACACATTCCAGAATTGAGGTAATTCATCTAAACTGGTACGCCGTAAAAAACGTCCTACTCCAGTAATACGGGGATCATTGGTATTTTTAAAGATAGCACCTGTGGCTTGGTTGGGAATCTTTCTTTTCAAAGCTTCCGCATCAGCACACATGGAACGAAATTTAGTCATTTTAAAACGTTTTCCTAGCCAACCACAGCGGGTTTGCTGAAAAAATATGGGGCCAGGACTATCTAATTTTATCACAATGGCGATCGGCACAAACAAGAGGCCAGTGATAGCCAAACCCACCAGACTGCCAATAATATCGATTAAACGTTTAATCCAAGAACTAACAGAAGGATGAGTATCAGGGGGCTGTCCTTTGCCAATGGCATTCATTGTTTGGTGCTTGGCATCCAGGGTTGAGGTAACAGGTAAGATTTCATCAAGTCCCGTCATGGATAAGACAGCCATGACGGGAGGATGGGTATTATAAAGGATGAGTTGGACTTTCTTGTTTTGGGCTGCCTTAAAATTATGAACTAACGCCCCAACCCCGCTACTGTCCATAAACTCAGTTTGACTGAAATCCAAAATCAGTTGGCTAGGGAGAGAATGGGATGCCAAAAATTTCTGGCAAACCCCCTTGAAATGAACTGCCTCTAAGACGGTGAGGCGTTTTGGCATCCCCATGACAGGATGATTGTTAATGAAAACAATGGGAAAGTCGGTATCTGGTGTTTGAGTAGTCATCAACTGTCGTTATTGAGCAATTGAGTGGTTAGCGGATGGGACGTTTGCCCTCTTCTTGCTGCATTTTGGTTTTAGCTTGACCTGCACTGCGTCTGAGAGCCTGTAAACGAGACTCATATTGTTTCCGTTGTCGGCGGTTGGGGGTTTGTTCTATGAGGGTTTTGAATGCACTGCCAAGGCTTTTGTAAGCATTGGGTAAGGAGTAGCCAAAACGAGTAGCTAAGGCGATCGCTTTTTCATCAGCGTCGATAGACTCTTTTAATTTACGATCTCCGTTGTTTTTTTGCCAGAGTCGATAGCCAGAAATGCCACATAGAGATAAGGCTAATAATAACAATAAGCCATCTTGTACCCACAGTTCTCCCACTGCGCCCCCTAAACCAATGGCTAGGGCTGCCATTTCCC is part of the Crocosphaera sp. UHCC 0190 genome and harbors:
- a CDS encoding anthranilate phosphoribosyltransferase family protein: MSNIFREYLKKIGSGVHTGKDLTRAEAADAMKMMLLAEATPAQIGAFLIVHRIKRPIPQELAGMLDTYDELGPKLNIDNLTFDYPVTVLGTPYDGRSRTAPVTTITALILATAGVPVILHGGDRMPTKYGLPLITIWQGLGVDFSQLSLTDSQQLLEKTGLTFIYLPRHFPLANQLVAYREQIGKRPPLATLELMWAPCSSNQVHIVSGFVHPPTETFFRETFQLRDFANFTTVKGLEGSCDLPQSRTAIIGINQPDREPQWERLHLHPQDYHLGGKDIPLISAAQLIDQMQQILQGTPNDMMNLAIYNGGFYLWRCGVCQDLSTALTQAKTLLTEGQVAQKLQEISASVTLHRS
- the smpB gene encoding SsrA-binding protein SmpB; protein product: MGNQDQAVKIVSDNRKARFLYEILETYEAGIELVGTEVKSIRAGKVNLADGYALIRNGEAWLLNVHISPYQASSQYFNHDPRRSRKLLLHRKQINQLIGQIEQKGLTLVPLKMYLKGSLVKVSLGLARGKKLHDKRETLKRRQDDRDISRAMKRY
- a CDS encoding DUF1257 domain-containing protein; this translates as MSHFSTLRTKITDAEILKASLRDLGIFVKTDADVRGYNGQRVRSDIVAVLDGEYDLGWSRNSDGSFDLIADLWGVAKKHNQTELINSINQKYAVNKTLAEVKLRNLEKANINLVLHN
- a CDS encoding AAA family ATPase; protein product: MKEELNILIQAQYPLIYLVTSEEERAEQAIARIAQQYSKQRRIFSWTVTHGMVEYGQPGNTTQHNTVHAEPAIGWVMREKEAGIFIFKDLHPFIADANVTRSLRDAIISLRGTEKTIILISPLQQIPIELEKDIVVLDFPFPDLSELNQVLSRQLDQTKSRRITTEAREKLLKATLGLTKDEAEKVYRKAYVKAGRLTEEEVDIVLSEKKQQIRRNGVLDYIEEDETLNSVGGLEELKKWLKQRSDAFTERAREYGLPQPKGMLILGVPGCGKSLIAKTTARLWGLPLLRLDLGRVYDSAVGRSEANLRNALKTAESISPVILFIDELDKAFAGSAGSADSDGGTSSRIFGSFLTWMQEKTSPVFVMATANRVERLPGEFLRKGRFDEIFFVDLPDLEERQAIFNIHLSKRRSDIARFDIEQLAKVSDGFSGAEIEQGIIAAMYEAFAQDREFTQLDIIAAIKSTLPLSRTMTEQVTALRDWARQRARPASASVAEYQRLEF
- a CDS encoding secondary thiamine-phosphate synthase enzyme YjbQ gives rise to the protein MAYYQQAMVIQTRGKDFHLITREVEGIVAKSGIEMGLCTIFVRHTSASLIIQENADPDVLRDLSSFLAKLVPEDSRLYIHTTEGPDDMPAHIRSALTKTSEQIPIARGRLLLGTWQGIYLWEHRQRSHQREVIIHINGE
- a CDS encoding carbohydrate kinase, translating into MISDPQILCLGEILFDCLADQLGKELVDVTSWTAYAGGAPANVACALTKLGTQAAFIGCLGQDKPGNELVSLLEKTEINITGIQRHSTAPTRKVYVTRSLKGERNFAGFGQIETHKFADTQLLAKNLPESIFINAKYLVIGTLLLAYPNSKQALEKALELAKKHRVSIFVDINWRPMFWEDLEAAQPLIMSLLHQSDFLKCSQEEAQWLLNTETPQKIAQYFPNLQGILVTAGEKGCNYYLGKNQGQIDTFPVKVIDTTGAGDSFVAGFLHQSCLKGDLLLSDPKIAREAIIYASAVGALTTTQPGAIAAQPTGEEVSLFLTQNQQG
- a CDS encoding ferredoxin-thioredoxin reductase variable chain is translated as MKVGDRVRIKESVIVYHHPEHKKEPFDLKGMEGEIMDIVTNWQGRPVSANLPILVKFEKRFRAHFRDHEVEVMETMETVE
- a CDS encoding ATP-binding protein gives rise to the protein MEALEEVLLWFESIAKPYLPTKSLWECKLALAEGFTNTVNYAHQDLSPLIPIILEIYFYLDWIEMQIWNVGPPFDLQEKLAELQKKQGNPLDKESDRGLFFMQELTDELDYIRIENQRNCLVMRKLINIQ
- a CDS encoding anti-sigma factor antagonist (This anti-anti-sigma factor, or anti-sigma factor antagonist, belongs to a family that includes characterized members SpoIIAA, RsbV, RsfA, and RsfB.), producing MTTQTPDTDFPIVFINNHPVMGMPKRLTVLEAVHFKGVCQKFLASHSLPSQLILDFSQTEFMDSSGVGALVHNFKAAQNKKVQLILYNTHPPVMAVLSMTGLDEILPVTSTLDAKHQTMNAIGKGQPPDTHPSVSSWIKRLIDIIGSLVGLAITGLLFVPIAIVIKLDSPGPIFFQQTRCGWLGKRFKMTKFRSMCADAEALKRKIPNQATGAIFKNTNDPRITGVGRFLRRTSLDELPQFWNVLTGDMSLVGTRPPTPDEVESYEVPQWQRLNVKPGMTGEWQVYGRSRIKNFEEVIQLDLRYQENWSHWYDIKLICKTLLIVFHKNSGAV
- a CDS encoding DUF3318 domain-containing protein: MTSYVTSSARAEMSELRRLKTLLPPELQSWVMVEGSTEINPPLVRCEELGRDEVEIQIDLAKWENLAIDQRNLLFWHEVARIQNDTIPREGWEMAALAIGLGGAVGELWVQDGLLLLLALSLCGISGYRLWQKNNGDRKLKESIDADEKAIALATRFGYSLPNAYKSLGSAFKTLIEQTPNRRQRKQYESRLQALRRSAGQAKTKMQQEEGKRPIR